The following is a genomic window from Candidatus Schekmanbacteria bacterium.
CTAATGTGGAGTATTGATATCGCAGGAATCGTTTCTGAGAATAAAAATGAATCATTTTTTGAAAAACTTTTTATCCTGACAAGAAAAATCAATGCCTATGTCCCCCTTTATTATTCATTGAAGTATGTAAGGGAAAACAATTTGGCAGCCATCAATGATGATGTTTTGGATATTTTGAAAAATGGATTCAATGAGCGGTGGTTTGGTAGAAAAATTTATCATTTAATGAGTGAAGGGAGTGAAATTGGACAATACTTTGAACTTTTAATGTTGCAAACAAAAGGTAATTTTTTTGGAAAGTTGAAATTCTTTTTTGAATCAATATTTCCCCGCCCAAAGGTTATGAGAGAAATATATCCAGAAAAGGCCGGCAATTGCTTGTTTGCAGCTTATATCCGCCGCACAGTGTCGATTTTTGTGCTTTCATCGAGAATGCTGTTTAAACTAATCAGATGCTCTTATTATGAATCAACTGAGTGATGTTTTGTAAACTTACTTACTAAGCGCTTTTTTGCCAATATCTTTTCTAAAATGCATTTTTTCGAAGGAGATTAGAGATACGGCACTGTAAGCATTATCGATAGCTTCGGGAATCGAGTTTCCAAGAGCTGTTACGCCTAAAACTCTTCCCCCTGATGTGACATAGTTTTTGCCGTCATATTTAGTTCCAGCGTGAAAGACTTTAACATCTTTTCTATTTTCAAGCTTTTCCAGCCCTGTAATAATTTTCCCTTTTTCATAACTCTGTGGGTACCCTCCAGAAGCAAGGACAACACAAACTGCCGCATTGCTATTCCATTTAGGGGTTATTTTGCTTACATCTCCTTCTATACATTCATTAAATATATCTATAATGTCACTATCAAGACGCATTAGTATTGGTTGTGCTTCAGGGTCACCAAATCGAACATTGAATTCAAGAACAAAGGGCTTCCCATTCTTAATCATAAGCCCTGCATATAAAATCCCTTTATAGGGAGTTCCTTCTGAGCTCATACCTGAAATGGTTGGCTCTATTATATTGTCTATAATTAATTTCTTCACATCGTCTGTTACTATGGGCGCGGGAGAATATGCTCCCATTCCCCCGGTATTTAGTCCTTGGTCATTATCGAATACTCTTTTATGGTCTTGAGATGAGGGCATAGCAAGAAAGTTTTTACCATCACTGAATATTAAAAATGAT
Proteins encoded in this region:
- the purD gene encoding phosphoribosylamine--glycine ligase, coding for MKVLVVGSGGREHALVWKISQSKKVEKIFCAPGNGGIAKEAECINISAESVDELVEFSKNEKIDLVVVGPELPLSLGIVDKMKAEGIKVFGPSQKAARLESSKLFSKEFMKRHNIPTAKFESFDDPSEARKYVHSISLPCVIKADGLAAGKGVLICNNKKEAEEAIEKTMEKKEFGEAGRKILIEEFLEGEEASFLIFSDGKNFLAMPSSQDHKRVFDNDQGLNTGGMGAYSPAPIVTDDVKKLIIDNIIEPTISGMSSEGTPYKGILYAGLMIKNGKPFVLEFNVRFGDPEAQPILMRLDSDIIDIFNECIEGDVSKITPKWNSNAAVCVVLASGGYPQSYEKGKIITGLEKLENRKDVKVFHAGTKYDGKNYVTSGGRVLGVTALGNSIPEAIDNAYSAVSLISFEKMHFRKDIGKKALSK